The Brassica napus cultivar Da-Ae unplaced genomic scaffold, Da-Ae ScsIHWf_1399;HRSCAF=1979, whole genome shotgun sequence genome contains a region encoding:
- the LOC125597231 gene encoding uncharacterized protein LOC125597231: MDFVTDFPTTRNQKDAVWVVVDRLTKSAHFLPMQKGDGVDQIVRIYLDEIVRLHGVSASIVSDRDSRFTSYFWQAFQKALGTRMNMSTAYHPQMDGQSERTIQTLEDMLRAVVLDWGDSWEKHLPLVEFAYNNSFHTSIGMSPYEALYGRPCRTRLCWTQMITFKGRAIVSGRRKLDPRYLGPFRIIERVGAVAYKLELPPAMDAFHNMFHVSQLRKCLSDQDIVLHEIPTDLGKNLTLETRPVRIVDRTEKTTRKKTIPMIKVVWEYNGKDVITWETEARMKAEYPEWYDQVVPEETHDEDSRTNPSQVGETSHVPSPR, translated from the exons atggattttgtgaccgATTTTCCTACGACCAGGAACCAaaaggatgcggtttgggtggTGGTTGACAGACTAACCAAGTCGGCCCACTTCTTACCAATGCAGAAAGGAGATGGAGTGGATCAGATCGTGAGGATTTACTTGGACGAGATAGTACGTCTGCATGGAGTGTCGGCTAGTATTGTCTCGGACAGAGACTCTAGGTTCACCTCTTACTTCTGGCAGGCTTTTCAAAAAGCCTTAGGAACAAGAATGAacatgagcacagcctatcaTCCTCAGATGGATGGGCAGTCAGAGAGGACAATCCAGACATTGGAGGACATGTTAAGGGCCGTGGTGTTGGATTGGGGCGACTCATGGGAAAAGCATCTACCCTTGGTCGAGTTTGCCTACAACAACAGTTTCCACACTAGCATTGGgatgtcaccttatgaagcACTGTATGGACGGCCTTGCAGGACGcgattatgctggacccaa ATGATCACATTCAAAGGGAGGGCTatagtttctggcagaagaaaactagaccctaggtacttgggtccgtTCAGAATCATAGAAAGAGTTGGGGCTGTGGCTTATAAGTTGGAACTGCCACCAGCCATGGATGCGTTCCACAACATGTTTCATGTGTCCCAACTCCGAAAATgtttgtctgatcaggacatagtcCTACACGAGATCCCTACAGATTTGGGTAAGAATCTGACTCTAGAGACGAGGCCGGTCCGCATAGTGGATCGAACAGAAAagacaacaaggaagaagaccatTCCCATGATCAAGGTCGTGTGGGAATACAATGGCAAGGAtgtaatcacttgggaaacagaggcAAGGATGAAGGCCGAGTATCCTGAGTGGTATGATCAGGTGGTCCCCGAGGAAACACATGAtgaggattcgaggacgaatccatcccaagtgggggagacttctCATGTCCCCAGTCCGAGATAG